Proteins from a genomic interval of Luteibacter pinisoli:
- the hslV gene encoding ATP-dependent protease subunit HslV produces the protein MESMHATTIVCVRRDGKVVIGSDGQVTLGATVMKANARKVRRLGRGDVLAGFAGATADAFTLFELFEEKLVKNGYNLTRAAVEMAKEWRTDRRLGRLEAMLAVADKDASLIISGNGDVLEPENGLIAIGSGGPYAQSAALALLENSDLDARTIVEKALKIAGDICIYTNHNVSIEEL, from the coding sequence CAAGGTCGTCATCGGCAGCGACGGCCAGGTCACCCTCGGCGCCACCGTGATGAAGGCCAACGCCCGCAAGGTGCGCCGGCTGGGCCGGGGCGACGTCCTCGCCGGGTTTGCCGGCGCCACCGCCGACGCCTTCACCCTCTTCGAACTGTTCGAGGAGAAGCTGGTGAAGAACGGCTACAACCTCACCCGCGCCGCCGTGGAAATGGCCAAGGAATGGCGCACCGACCGCCGCCTGGGTCGCCTCGAGGCGATGCTGGCCGTGGCCGACAAGGACGCCTCGCTGATCATTTCGGGCAACGGTGACGTGCTGGAGCCGGAGAACGGCCTGATCGCCATCGGCTCGGGCGGCCCGTACGCGCAGTCCGCGGCGCTGGCCCTGCTCGAGAACAGCGACCTCGATGCGCGCACGATCGTCGAGAAAGCGCTCAAGATCGCCGGCGATATCTGCATTTACACCAATCACAACGTCTCGATCGAGGAGCTCTGA
- a CDS encoding gamma-butyrobetaine hydroxylase-like domain-containing protein codes for MNRPRPLDITLHQASRVLEVSFDNGEQFRLPYEYLRVNSPSAEVQGHGKGQKVLVSGKQGVGISAIEPTGHYGILIRFDDGHASGIFGWDTLHDLGRAYDSAWPAYLAELEAKGLSR; via the coding sequence ATGAACCGCCCGCGCCCCCTCGACATCACGCTGCACCAGGCCTCGCGCGTCCTTGAGGTCAGCTTCGATAACGGCGAGCAGTTCCGCCTGCCCTACGAGTACCTGCGGGTGAATTCCCCCAGCGCCGAAGTGCAGGGTCACGGCAAGGGTCAGAAAGTTCTTGTGTCGGGTAAGCAGGGCGTGGGTATTTCCGCCATCGAGCCCACCGGCCACTACGGCATCCTCATCCGCTTCGACGATGGCCATGCCAGCGGCATTTTCGGCTGGGACACCTTGCACGACCTCGGCCGCGCCTATGACAGCGCCTGGCCTGCCTACCTTGCCGAGCTCGAGGCCAAGGGGCTTTCCCGCTGA
- the hslU gene encoding ATP-dependent protease ATPase subunit HslU, producing MSELTPREIVNELDRYIVGQNDAKRAVAIALRNRWRRMQLEPGMREEVTPKNILMIGPTGVGKTEIARRLATLANAPFVKVEATKFTEVGYVGKDVESIIRDLADVSYKLVRDQAKSRVKSQAEDAAEDRLLDALLPRRQASGWDDTGAGVPAIDNDTRQKLRKQLREGALDDREIELDFAMNVGVEIMTPPGMEEMSQQLGKMFQNLGGQKSQKRKTTIRQARPILVEEEASKLINDEELRARAVDSAEQNGIVFIDEIDKVAQRSEWGGAGVSREGVQRDLLPLVEGSTVSTKYGSIKTDHILFIASGAFSLAKPSDLIPELQGRLPIRVELNALSVDDFKRILREPNNALTKQYVALLNTEGVSLDFTDTGVDRLADVAFQVNERTENIGARRLHTVMERLLERISFEAADKSGEKYVIDADYVDKNLASLVKDEDLSRYIL from the coding sequence ATGTCCGAACTGACTCCCCGCGAGATCGTCAACGAACTGGACCGCTACATCGTCGGCCAGAACGACGCCAAGCGCGCCGTGGCCATCGCCCTGCGCAACCGGTGGCGCCGCATGCAGCTCGAGCCGGGCATGCGCGAAGAAGTGACCCCGAAGAACATCCTGATGATCGGCCCCACCGGCGTCGGCAAGACCGAGATCGCCCGCCGCCTGGCCACACTGGCCAACGCGCCGTTCGTGAAGGTGGAAGCCACCAAGTTCACCGAGGTGGGCTATGTCGGCAAGGATGTGGAATCGATCATCCGTGACCTCGCCGATGTCTCGTACAAGCTCGTTCGCGACCAGGCCAAGTCCCGGGTGAAGAGCCAGGCCGAGGATGCCGCCGAAGACCGCCTGCTCGATGCCCTGCTGCCGCGCCGCCAGGCCTCCGGCTGGGATGACACCGGCGCCGGCGTGCCGGCGATCGACAACGACACCCGCCAGAAGCTGCGCAAGCAGCTGCGCGAAGGTGCCCTGGACGACCGCGAGATCGAGCTGGATTTCGCCATGAACGTCGGCGTCGAGATCATGACCCCGCCGGGCATGGAGGAAATGAGCCAGCAGCTGGGCAAGATGTTCCAGAACCTAGGTGGGCAGAAGTCGCAGAAGCGCAAGACCACGATCCGCCAGGCCCGCCCCATCCTCGTCGAGGAAGAGGCCAGCAAGCTGATCAACGACGAGGAGCTGCGTGCCCGCGCCGTGGATAGCGCCGAACAGAACGGCATTGTCTTCATCGACGAGATCGACAAGGTGGCCCAGCGCTCGGAATGGGGCGGTGCGGGCGTCAGCCGTGAAGGCGTGCAGCGCGACCTGCTCCCGCTGGTCGAGGGCTCCACCGTCTCCACCAAGTACGGCTCGATCAAGACCGACCACATCCTGTTCATCGCCTCGGGCGCGTTTTCGCTGGCCAAGCCCTCGGACCTGATCCCGGAGCTGCAGGGTCGCCTGCCGATCCGCGTGGAACTGAACGCGCTGTCGGTGGACGACTTCAAGCGGATCCTGCGCGAGCCGAACAACGCGCTGACCAAGCAATATGTTGCGCTGCTCAATACCGAGGGCGTCAGCCTGGACTTCACGGACACCGGCGTGGACCGCCTGGCCGACGTGGCCTTCCAGGTGAACGAGCGGACCGAAAACATCGGTGCCCGCCGCCTGCATACGGTCATGGAGCGCCTGCTGGAGCGGATCTCGTTCGAGGCGGCTGACAAATCCGGCGAAAAGTACGTGATCGACGCCGATTATGTCGATAAAAACCTGGCTTCCCTCGTGAAAGACGAGGACCTCAGCCGTTACATCCTGTGA